One genomic region from Hemiscyllium ocellatum isolate sHemOce1 chromosome 13, sHemOce1.pat.X.cur, whole genome shotgun sequence encodes:
- the LOC132821961 gene encoding uracil nucleotide/cysteinyl leukotriene receptor-like produces the protein MAYPLSLSNASGQQCTQESREENLLFSSFYGVVFVLAFVGNILAVWVFSCDKSSNTTTNIYLMHLAVADLSYVLILPMRMVYHLSQNHWPFGEVPCRITGFLFYLNMYASIIFLTGISADRFLAIVYPVRSMRIRKPLYANVVCIALWVVIVVGVAPMLGAPQTLQAGNATTKCLQLYREKTSSFALVPLTVGFVVPFVITVTCYLLIIRSLRRGNRIERHLKDKAIKMIILVLTIFLICFVPYHINRYVYILFASTARSSCQDRRLIALSNRITSCLTSLNSCLDPVVYFFVGEKFQERFCHFVCGHRKRAQSVSHETKTNESSLSCKSEL, from the coding sequence ATGGCGTACCCCCTGAGCCTCAGCAATGCCAGTGGCCAGCAGTGCACACAGGAGAGCCGTGAGGAGAACCTCTTGTTCTCGTCCTTCTACGGGGTGGTCTTTGTGCTGGCGTTCGTCGGCAATATCCTGGCCGTGTGGGTTTTCTCCTGCGACAAGagctccaacaccaccaccaacaTATACCTAATGCACTTGGCAGTGGCCGACCTCTCCTACGTCCTGATCCTGCCCATGAGGATGGTCTACCACCTCAGCCAGAACCACTGGCCCTTCGGCGAGGTGCCCTGCCGCATCACCGGCTTCCTCTTTTACCTGAACATGTACGCCAGCATCATCTTCCTGACTGGCATCAGCGCAGACCGCTTCCTGGCCATCGTCTACCCGGTGAGGTCCATGCGCATCAGGAAGCCCCTCTACGCCAACGTGGTCTGCATCGCCCTGTGGGTGGTCATTGTAGTGGGCGTGGCACCAATGCTGGGCGCACCACAGACCCTTCAAGCGGGCAACGCCACCACCAAGTGCCTCCAGCTGTACCGGGAGAAGACCTCCAGCTTTGCCCTGGTGCCCCTGACGGTGGGCTTCGTGGTGCCCTTTGTGATCACGGTGACCTGCTACTTACTGATCATCCGCAGCCTCCGCAGGGGTAACCGCATTGAGAGGCACCTCAAAGACAAGGCGATCAAGATGATCATCCTGGTGCTCACCATCTTCCTCATCTGTTTCGTGCCCTACCACATCAATCGGTACGTCTACATCCTGTTTGCCAGCACCGCCCGCTCCAGCTGCCAGGACAGGAGGCTCATCGCCCTCAGTAATCGCATCACTTCCTGTCTGACCAGCCTCAATAGCTGCCTCGATCCCGTAGTCTACTTCTTTGTAGGGGAGAAGTTCCAGGAGCGGTTCTGTCACTTTGTCTGCGGCCACAGGAAGCGAGCGCAGTCTGTAAGCCATGAGACCAAAACAAACGAGAGCTCGCTCAGCTGTAAGTCTGAGCTGTGA